A window from Cryptomeria japonica chromosome 1, Sugi_1.0, whole genome shotgun sequence encodes these proteins:
- the LOC131857161 gene encoding exocyst complex component EXO70H1-like yields the protein MEATLAAAEILITRWEYKKTTIKMLFQSTAEEVRIYMETVDNLQRLMEYLSAVGTDAAGIIRAQRLMKMAMIRLEKEFHKILLSNSEPIDPDRESSARPSFYSSTEGSLTRSICSDGDDNRSSFSSSNCLSVNRLCEFDMVPLDAVVDLRRIAQRMAKSGYARESIRVFVLSRKSVVEESLYNLGVDKVTVKDVRKMKWEFLDEKIKKWIHGAKISIRILVAREKRLCEDVFEGLDKMRDASFAEIAKETTRRVFALAEGVAATSLPPERIFRLLDLYEAVTDLTPDIEATYCQNSFPSVHEHKIVTKLGEAARGMLKEFDKAIEKENSKAPSPGGIIHPLTRYVMNYLTFLSDYKETLVNITADAPEKLPKTLPDYYAVDNPCDPLSVHIGWAIFLLLCKLVKKSDLYKDVALSYLFLMNNLHYIVQKVNGSELKHILGEDWVRNQWNKVRQYALNYERSAWMKVLSSITDEKDAGRGGISSGQGLKEKFKGFNSAMEEVKRRHSGWVVPNVSLREKLGISITEKLVPAYSSFLTRFRSQFERDTLVKYTPEEVQDFVLDIFKDRPLSVSFMRSR from the coding sequence atggaagcaACTTTGGCCGCAGCAGAAATACTGATTACCAGATGGGAGTACAAAAAAACCACAATAAAAATGCTCTTTCAGAGCACTGCAGAAGAAGTCCGTATATACATGGAAACCGTTGACAATCTCCAACGGCTCATGGAATATTTGTCTGCCGTTGGCACAGATGCTGCGGGAATCATCCGTGCACAGCGGCtgatgaaaatggccatgatccgtcTGGAGAAAGAGTTTCACAAAATTCTGTTATCTAACAGCGAACCCATCGATCCAGACCGGGAGTCATCGGCTCGGCCGTCCTTCTATTCCTCCACAGAGGGTAGCCTCACTAGATCCATTTGCTCTGACGGCGACGACAATCGCAGCAGCTTCTCGAGCTCCAATTGTCTGTCAGTAAACAGACTCTGTGAATTCGACATGGTTCCGTTGGACGCCGTGGTGGATCTGCGGAGAATAGCGCAGCGCATGGCGAAGAGTGGGTATGCGAGGGAATCCATCCGAGTCTTCGTTCTCAGCAGGAAGTCCGTGGTGGAAGAGAGTTTATACAATCTGGGCGTGGACAAGGTGACGGTAAAGGATGTTCGGAAAATGAAATGGGAATTTCTTGATGAAAAGATTAAGAAATGGATTCACGGTGCCAAAATCAGCATCCGAATTCTGGTTGCCCGAGAAAAGCGGCTGTGTGAAGATGTGTTTGAGGGGCTTGATAAGATGAGAGATGCTTCTTTTGCCGAAATCGCCAAGGAGACCACACGCAGGGTTTTCGCCTTGGCAGAAGGAGTGGCAGCCACAAGCCTGCCGCCGGAAAGGATATTCAGACTGCTTGACCTCTACGAAGCCGTAACTGATCTCACGCCGGACATCGAGGCCACATATTGTCAAAACTCCTTCCCAAGCGTGCATGAGCATAAGATCGTGACCAAGCTGGGAGAGGCGGCCCGGGGAATGTTGAAAGAATTTGATAAGGCCATTGAGAAGGAGAATTCTAAGGCTCCCAGTCCGGGCGGCATTATACATCCTCTCACCAGATACGTTATGAATTATCTCACTTTTCTCTCCGATTACAAGGAAACTTTGGTTAACATAACTGCAGATGCGCCTGAGAAGCTACCCAAGACGCTACCAGACTATTACGCCGTTGACAATCCCTGTGACCCGTTGTCTGTTCACATCGGATGGGCCATCTTCCTTCTCCTGTGTAAGCTCGTCAAGAAATCTGATCTGTACAAAGATGTGGCTCTGTCGTACCTCTTTCTCATGAATAACCTTCACTACATAGTACAGAAAGTGAATGGCTCCGAGCTCAAACATATACTGGGGGAGGATTGGGTAAGAAATCAGTGGAATAAGGTAAGGCAGTACGCTCTCAATTATGAAAGGAGTGCGTGGATGAAAGTGCTGTCGAGTATAACAGACGAGAAAGATGCAGGAAGAGGTGGAATTTCGTCCGGGCAAGGTCTGAAGGAGAAATTTAAGGGATTCAATTCAGCGATGGAAGAGGTAAAGAGGAGGCACAGCGGATGGGTGGTTCCTAACGTCAGCCTGCGAGAGAAGCTAGGTATTTCAATTACTGAGAAGTTGGTACCAGCCTACAGTTCCTTTCTTACCAGATTCAGGAGCCAATTTGAAAGAGATACGTTGGTCAAATACACACCTGAGGAGGTGCAAGATTTTGTGCTGGACATATTTAAAGACAGGCCCTTGTCTGTGAGCTTCATGAGATCCCGATGA